A region of Peromyscus maniculatus bairdii isolate BWxNUB_F1_BW_parent chromosome 7, HU_Pman_BW_mat_3.1, whole genome shotgun sequence DNA encodes the following proteins:
- the Rnf111 gene encoding E3 ubiquitin-protein ligase Arkadia isoform X7: protein MSQWTPEFTELYTLKVAMKSGTPPDAPTTQESLKGVLLHPQPLGATKSFPAEVEMINSKVGNEFSHLCDDSKQEKDMNGNQQEQEKSGVVRKKRKSQQAGPSYVQNCVKENQGILGLRQHLETPSDEDNDSSFSECLSSPSSSLHFGDSDTVTSDEDKEVSGRHPQPVLSAKSRSHSARSQKWPRTEAESVSGLLMKRPCFHGSALRRLPCRKRLVKSSSSQRTQKQKERLLVQRKKREVLAQRKYALLPSSSSSSENDLSSDSSSSSSTDGEEDLCASASENPGNPAAPSGSIDEDVVVIEASFTPQVTANEEINVTSTDSEVEIVTVGESYRSRSTLGHSRSHWSQGSSLHTGRPQEPRNRSRISTVIQPLRQNAAEVVDLTVDEDEPTVVPTTSARMESQTTSASISNSNPSTSEQASDATSAVASSQPSTVSETAATLPSNSAAGSSVGDDSRRTASSAVPETGPPAMPRLPSCCPQHSPCGGTSQSHHALAHPHSSCFQQHGHHFQHHHHHHHTPHPAVPVSPSFSDPACPVERPPQVQAPCGANSSSSSSYHDQALPVDLSSSALRTHGSGGFHGASAFDPCCPVSSSRAAVFGHQAAAAPTQPLVIDSYGSSMVAQPQPQPPPQPSLSSCRHYMPPPPYASLTRPLHHQASGCPHSHGNAPPQTQPPPQVDYVIPHPVHAFHSQISSHAASHPVAPPPPTHLSSTTAPIPQHLPPAHQPISHHIPAPAPPTQRLHPHEVMQRMEVQRRRMMQHPTGLFVFCVSRRAHERPPPHPHRMHPNYGHGHHIHVPQTMSSHPRQAPERSAWELGIEAGVTAATYTPGALHPHLAHYHAPPRLHHLQLGALPLMVPDMAGYPHIRYISSGLDGTSFRGPFRGNFEELIHLEERLGNVNRGASQGTIERCTYPHKYKKVTTDWFSQRKLHCKQDGEEGTEEDTEEKCTICLSILEEGEDVRRLPCMHLFHQVCVDQWLITNKKCPICRVDIEAQLPSES, encoded by the exons ATGTCTCAATGGACTCCTGAATTTACCGAGCTCTACACCCTAAAAGTGGCTATGAAGAGTGGGACTCCTCCTGATGCGCCCACAACACAGGAGAGTCTGAAGGGGGTCCTTCTGCACCCACAGCCCCTAGGGGCCACCAAGAGCTTCCCTGCAGAAGTGGAGATGATTAACAGCAAAGTGGGGAATGAATTCTCTCACCTGTGTGATGATTCAAAACAAGAGAAGGACATGAATGGCAACCagcaagaacaagaaaaaagtgGTGTTGTGAGGAAAAAGCGCAAAAGCCAACAGGCTGGCCCCTCATATGTACAGAATTGTGTCAAAGAAAATCAGGGAATCCTAGGGTTGAGACAACATCTGGAGACACCAAGTGATGAAGACAACGACTCTTCCTTCAGTGAGTGTCTGTCTTctccctcttctagtctccattTTGGGGACTCTGACACTGTGACTTCAGATGAGGACAAAGAAGTCTCAGGGAGACATCCCCAGCCTGTTTTGAGTGCTAAAAGCAGAAGTCACAGTGCACGGTCCCAAAAGTGGCCTCGGactgaggcagagtctgtgtcAGGCTTGTTGATGAAAAGACCTTGTTTTCACGGTAGTGCACTGAGGAGACTCCCATGCAGAAAGAGACTAGTGAAGAGCAGCTCCTCTCAGAGGAcgcagaagcagaaggagaggCTGCTGGTGCAGAGGAAGAAGCGGGAGGTGCTGGCCCAGAGGAAGTATGCGCTCCTCCCCAGCTCCAGTAGCTCTAGTGAGAACGACCTCAGCAGCGACTCCTCTTCTAGTTCCTCAACGGACGGAGAGGAGGACCTGTGTGCATCTGCCAGCGAGAACCCCGGCAACCCTGCTGCCCCCTCAG GAAGTATTGATGAAGATGTTGTGGTGATAGAAGCTTCCTTCACTCCCCAGGTCACTGCCAATGAAGAAATTAATGTTACCTCAACTGACAGTGAAGTGGAGATTGTTACAGTTGGAGAAAGCTATCG GTCTCGTTCAACCCTTGGGCACTCCAGATCTCATTGGAGCCAAGGTTCAAGTTTGCATACAGGTCGACCACAGGAGCCTCGAAACCGCAGTAGGATCTCTACTGTTATACAGCCCCTGAGGCAGAACGCGGCAGAAGTTGTGGACCTTACTGTTGATGAAGATG aACCTACTGTAGTACCAACCACTTCTGCTAGGATGGAATCACAAACTACTAGCGCTTCCATTAGCAATTCAAATCCATCTACCTCTGAGCAAGCCTCTGATGCTACTTCAGCTGTGGCCAGTAGCCAGCCTTCCACAGTGTCAGAGACTGCAGCTACTCTTCCAAGCAATAGTGCGGCTGGTTCTTCTGTGGGCG aTGACTCAAGGAGAACTGCATCTAGTGCTGTCCCAGAGACGGGCCCTCCTGCAATGCCTCGGCTACCTTCCTGCTGTCCCCAGCACTCACCGTGCGGAGGGACGTCCCAGAGTCACCATGCATTAGCACATCCACACTCAAGTTGTTTTCAGCAGCATGGTCACCATTTCcagcatcatcaccaccaccaccatactcCCCACCCAGCGGTCCCAGTCTCCCCCTCCTTCAGCGATCCCgcttgtcctgtggaaagacctCCTCAAGTACAGGCTCCTTGTGGTGCAAATAGCAGCTCTAGTTCCAGCTACCACGATCAG GCATTGCCAGTTGATCTGAGCAGCAGTGCTCTCAGGACTCACGGAAGTGGGGGTTTCCATGGTGCATCTGCCTTCGACCCCTGCtgccctgtctcttcttcccGAGCTGCGGTCTTTGGCCACCAGGCTGCTGCTGCCCCGACTCAGCCATTAGTAATAGATAGCTATGGCTCGAGCATGGTTgcacagccccagccccagccacctCCACAGCCTTCTCTCTCATCATGTCGGCATTACATGCCACCACCTCCTT ATGCTTCCTTGACAAGACCACTGCACCATCAAGCCTCGGGTTGCCCTCACTCTCATGGAAATGCCCCTCCTCAGACTCAGCCTCCCCCCCAAGTGGATTATGTTATTCCTCATCCTGTACATGCTTTCCATTCTCAGATATCTTCTCATGCAGCATCTCACCCTGTGGCGCCCCCGCCCCCAACTCATTTAAGCAGTACAACTGCACCCATCCCTCAGCATCTTCCTCCTGCTCACCAGCCAATTTCACACCAtattccagccccagcccctccaACTCAGAGACTGCACCCTCATGAAGTGATGCAGAGGATGGAAGTTCAGAGGAGGAGGATGATGCAGCATCCAAC TGGTCTTTTTGTGTTCTGTGTTTCCAGGCGGGCACATGAACGTCCCCCGCCCCATCCACATAGGATGCACCCAAACTATGGCCATGGGCATCATATTCATGTGCCTCAAACCATGTCCTCACATCCTCGCCAGGctccagagagatctgcctg GGAGCTGGGGATTGAAGCCGGAGTGACCGCAGCTACCTACACGCCTGGTGCGCTGCACCCTCACCTGGCCCATTACCATGCCCCCCCTCGGCTTCATCACCTACAGTTAGGAGCACTTCCTTTAATG GTTCCTGACATGGCAGGCTATCCTCACATCCGTTACATTTCTTCAGGACTGGATGGAACATCATTCAGAGGTCCTTTCAGGGGCAATTTTGag GAGCTGATTCATCTGGAAGAAAGATTAGGAAATGTCAATCGTGGAGCATCCCAGGGAACAATTGAAAgatgcacatatccacataaatataaaaag GTAACAACTGATTGGTTCTCACAGAGGAAACTGCACTGCAAACAAGATGGGGAAGaagggactgaggaagacacagaggaaaagtGTACTATCTGTTTGTCTATTTTAGAGGAAGGTGAAGATGTGAG
- the Rnf111 gene encoding E3 ubiquitin-protein ligase Arkadia isoform X3 encodes MKPALKFPMSQWTPEFTELYTLKVAMKSGTPPDAPTTQESLKGVLLHPQPLGATKSFPAEVEMINSKVGNEFSHLCDDSKQEKDMNGNQQEQEKSGVVRKKRKSQQAGPSYVQNCVKENQGILGLRQHLETPSDEDNDSSFSECLSSPSSSLHFGDSDTVTSDEDKEVSGRHPQPVLSAKSRSHSARSQKWPRTEAESVSGLLMKRPCFHGSALRRLPCRKRLVKSSSSQRTQKQKERLLVQRKKREVLAQRKYALLPSSSSSSENDLSSDSSSSSSTDGEEDLCASASENPGNPAAPSGSIDEDVVVIEASFTPQVTANEEINVTSTDSEVEIVTVGESYRSRSTLGHSRSHWSQGSSLHTGRPQEPRNRSRISTVIQPLRQNAAEVVDLTVDEDEPTVVPTTSARMESQTTSASISNSNPSTSEQASDATSAVASSQPSTVSETAATLPSNSAAGSSVGDDSRRTASSAVPETGPPAMPRLPSCCPQHSPCGGTSQSHHALAHPHSSCFQQHGHHFQHHHHHHHTPHPAVPVSPSFSDPACPVERPPQVQAPCGANSSSSSSYHDQQALPVDLSSSALRTHGSGGFHGASAFDPCCPVSSSRAAVFGHQAAAAPTQPLVIDSYGSSMVAQPQPQPPPQPSLSSCRHYMPPPPYASLTRPLHHQASGCPHSHGNAPPQTQPPPQVDYVIPHPVHAFHSQISSHAASHPVAPPPPTHLSSTTAPIPQHLPPAHQPISHHIPAPAPPTQRLHPHEVMQRMEVQRRRMMQHPTGLFVFCVSRRAHERPPPHPHRMHPNYGHGHHIHVPQTMSSHPRQAPERSAWELGIEAGVTAATYTPGALHPHLAHYHAPPRLHHLQLGALPLMVPDMAGYPHIRYISSGLDGTSFRGPFRGNFEELIHLEERLGNVNRGASQGTIERCTYPHKYKKRKLHCKQDGEEGTEEDTEEKCTICLSILEEGEDVRRLPCMHLFHQVCVDQWLITNKKCPICRVDIEAQLPSES; translated from the exons GCCTGCCTTAAAGTTTCCCATGTCTCAATGGACTCCTGAATTTACCGAGCTCTACACCCTAAAAGTGGCTATGAAGAGTGGGACTCCTCCTGATGCGCCCACAACACAGGAGAGTCTGAAGGGGGTCCTTCTGCACCCACAGCCCCTAGGGGCCACCAAGAGCTTCCCTGCAGAAGTGGAGATGATTAACAGCAAAGTGGGGAATGAATTCTCTCACCTGTGTGATGATTCAAAACAAGAGAAGGACATGAATGGCAACCagcaagaacaagaaaaaagtgGTGTTGTGAGGAAAAAGCGCAAAAGCCAACAGGCTGGCCCCTCATATGTACAGAATTGTGTCAAAGAAAATCAGGGAATCCTAGGGTTGAGACAACATCTGGAGACACCAAGTGATGAAGACAACGACTCTTCCTTCAGTGAGTGTCTGTCTTctccctcttctagtctccattTTGGGGACTCTGACACTGTGACTTCAGATGAGGACAAAGAAGTCTCAGGGAGACATCCCCAGCCTGTTTTGAGTGCTAAAAGCAGAAGTCACAGTGCACGGTCCCAAAAGTGGCCTCGGactgaggcagagtctgtgtcAGGCTTGTTGATGAAAAGACCTTGTTTTCACGGTAGTGCACTGAGGAGACTCCCATGCAGAAAGAGACTAGTGAAGAGCAGCTCCTCTCAGAGGAcgcagaagcagaaggagaggCTGCTGGTGCAGAGGAAGAAGCGGGAGGTGCTGGCCCAGAGGAAGTATGCGCTCCTCCCCAGCTCCAGTAGCTCTAGTGAGAACGACCTCAGCAGCGACTCCTCTTCTAGTTCCTCAACGGACGGAGAGGAGGACCTGTGTGCATCTGCCAGCGAGAACCCCGGCAACCCTGCTGCCCCCTCAG GAAGTATTGATGAAGATGTTGTGGTGATAGAAGCTTCCTTCACTCCCCAGGTCACTGCCAATGAAGAAATTAATGTTACCTCAACTGACAGTGAAGTGGAGATTGTTACAGTTGGAGAAAGCTATCG GTCTCGTTCAACCCTTGGGCACTCCAGATCTCATTGGAGCCAAGGTTCAAGTTTGCATACAGGTCGACCACAGGAGCCTCGAAACCGCAGTAGGATCTCTACTGTTATACAGCCCCTGAGGCAGAACGCGGCAGAAGTTGTGGACCTTACTGTTGATGAAGATG aACCTACTGTAGTACCAACCACTTCTGCTAGGATGGAATCACAAACTACTAGCGCTTCCATTAGCAATTCAAATCCATCTACCTCTGAGCAAGCCTCTGATGCTACTTCAGCTGTGGCCAGTAGCCAGCCTTCCACAGTGTCAGAGACTGCAGCTACTCTTCCAAGCAATAGTGCGGCTGGTTCTTCTGTGGGCG aTGACTCAAGGAGAACTGCATCTAGTGCTGTCCCAGAGACGGGCCCTCCTGCAATGCCTCGGCTACCTTCCTGCTGTCCCCAGCACTCACCGTGCGGAGGGACGTCCCAGAGTCACCATGCATTAGCACATCCACACTCAAGTTGTTTTCAGCAGCATGGTCACCATTTCcagcatcatcaccaccaccaccatactcCCCACCCAGCGGTCCCAGTCTCCCCCTCCTTCAGCGATCCCgcttgtcctgtggaaagacctCCTCAAGTACAGGCTCCTTGTGGTGCAAATAGCAGCTCTAGTTCCAGCTACCACGATCAG CAGGCATTGCCAGTTGATCTGAGCAGCAGTGCTCTCAGGACTCACGGAAGTGGGGGTTTCCATGGTGCATCTGCCTTCGACCCCTGCtgccctgtctcttcttcccGAGCTGCGGTCTTTGGCCACCAGGCTGCTGCTGCCCCGACTCAGCCATTAGTAATAGATAGCTATGGCTCGAGCATGGTTgcacagccccagccccagccacctCCACAGCCTTCTCTCTCATCATGTCGGCATTACATGCCACCACCTCCTT ATGCTTCCTTGACAAGACCACTGCACCATCAAGCCTCGGGTTGCCCTCACTCTCATGGAAATGCCCCTCCTCAGACTCAGCCTCCCCCCCAAGTGGATTATGTTATTCCTCATCCTGTACATGCTTTCCATTCTCAGATATCTTCTCATGCAGCATCTCACCCTGTGGCGCCCCCGCCCCCAACTCATTTAAGCAGTACAACTGCACCCATCCCTCAGCATCTTCCTCCTGCTCACCAGCCAATTTCACACCAtattccagccccagcccctccaACTCAGAGACTGCACCCTCATGAAGTGATGCAGAGGATGGAAGTTCAGAGGAGGAGGATGATGCAGCATCCAAC TGGTCTTTTTGTGTTCTGTGTTTCCAGGCGGGCACATGAACGTCCCCCGCCCCATCCACATAGGATGCACCCAAACTATGGCCATGGGCATCATATTCATGTGCCTCAAACCATGTCCTCACATCCTCGCCAGGctccagagagatctgcctg GGAGCTGGGGATTGAAGCCGGAGTGACCGCAGCTACCTACACGCCTGGTGCGCTGCACCCTCACCTGGCCCATTACCATGCCCCCCCTCGGCTTCATCACCTACAGTTAGGAGCACTTCCTTTAATG GTTCCTGACATGGCAGGCTATCCTCACATCCGTTACATTTCTTCAGGACTGGATGGAACATCATTCAGAGGTCCTTTCAGGGGCAATTTTGag GAGCTGATTCATCTGGAAGAAAGATTAGGAAATGTCAATCGTGGAGCATCCCAGGGAACAATTGAAAgatgcacatatccacataaatataaaaag AGGAAACTGCACTGCAAACAAGATGGGGAAGaagggactgaggaagacacagaggaaaagtGTACTATCTGTTTGTCTATTTTAGAGGAAGGTGAAGATGTGAG
- the Rnf111 gene encoding E3 ubiquitin-protein ligase Arkadia isoform X14, giving the protein MSQWTPEFTELYTLKVAMKSGTPPDAPTTQESLKGVLLHPQPLGATKSFPAEVEMINSKVGNEFSHLCDDSKQEKDMNGNQQEQEKSGVVRKKRKSQQAGPSYVQNCVKENQGILGLRQHLETPSDEDNDSSFSECLSSPSSSLHFGDSDTVTSDEDKEVSGRHPQPVLSAKSRSHSARSQKWPRTEAESVSGLLMKRPCFHGSALRRLPCRKRLVKSSSSQRTQKQKERLLVQRKKREVLAQRKYALLPSSSSSSENDLSSDSSSSSSTDGEEDLCASASENPGNPAAPSGSIDEDVVVIEASFTPQVTANEEINVTSTDSEVEIVTVGESYRSRSTLGHSRSHWSQGSSLHTGRPQEPRNRSRISTVIQPLRQNAAEVVDLTVDEDEPTVVPTTSARMESQTTSASISNSNPSTSEQASDATSAVASSQPSTVSETAATLPSNSAAGSSVGDDSRRTASSAVPETGPPAMPRLPSCCPQHSPCGGTSQSHHALAHPHSSCFQQHGHHFQHHHHHHHTPHPAVPVSPSFSDPACPVERPPQVQAPCGANSSSSSSYHDQALPVDLSSSALRTHGSGGFHGASAFDPCCPVSSSRAAVFGHQAAAAPTQPLVIDSYGSSMVAQPQPQPPPQPSLSSCRHYMPPPPYASLTRPLHHQASGCPHSHGNAPPQTQPPPQVDYVIPHPVHAFHSQISSHAASHPVAPPPPTHLSSTTAPIPQHLPPAHQPISHHIPAPAPPTQRLHPHEVMQRMEVQRRRMMQHPTRAHERPPPHPHRMHPNYGHGHHIHVPQTMSSHPRQAPERSAWELGIEAGVTAATYTPGALHPHLAHYHAPPRLHHLQLGALPLMVPDMAGYPHIRYISSGLDGTSFRGPFRGNFEELIHLEERLGNVNRGASQGTIERCTYPHKYKKRKLHCKQDGEEGTEEDTEEKCTICLSILEEGEDVRRLPCMHLFHQVCVDQWLITNKKCPICRVDIEAQLPSES; this is encoded by the exons ATGTCTCAATGGACTCCTGAATTTACCGAGCTCTACACCCTAAAAGTGGCTATGAAGAGTGGGACTCCTCCTGATGCGCCCACAACACAGGAGAGTCTGAAGGGGGTCCTTCTGCACCCACAGCCCCTAGGGGCCACCAAGAGCTTCCCTGCAGAAGTGGAGATGATTAACAGCAAAGTGGGGAATGAATTCTCTCACCTGTGTGATGATTCAAAACAAGAGAAGGACATGAATGGCAACCagcaagaacaagaaaaaagtgGTGTTGTGAGGAAAAAGCGCAAAAGCCAACAGGCTGGCCCCTCATATGTACAGAATTGTGTCAAAGAAAATCAGGGAATCCTAGGGTTGAGACAACATCTGGAGACACCAAGTGATGAAGACAACGACTCTTCCTTCAGTGAGTGTCTGTCTTctccctcttctagtctccattTTGGGGACTCTGACACTGTGACTTCAGATGAGGACAAAGAAGTCTCAGGGAGACATCCCCAGCCTGTTTTGAGTGCTAAAAGCAGAAGTCACAGTGCACGGTCCCAAAAGTGGCCTCGGactgaggcagagtctgtgtcAGGCTTGTTGATGAAAAGACCTTGTTTTCACGGTAGTGCACTGAGGAGACTCCCATGCAGAAAGAGACTAGTGAAGAGCAGCTCCTCTCAGAGGAcgcagaagcagaaggagaggCTGCTGGTGCAGAGGAAGAAGCGGGAGGTGCTGGCCCAGAGGAAGTATGCGCTCCTCCCCAGCTCCAGTAGCTCTAGTGAGAACGACCTCAGCAGCGACTCCTCTTCTAGTTCCTCAACGGACGGAGAGGAGGACCTGTGTGCATCTGCCAGCGAGAACCCCGGCAACCCTGCTGCCCCCTCAG GAAGTATTGATGAAGATGTTGTGGTGATAGAAGCTTCCTTCACTCCCCAGGTCACTGCCAATGAAGAAATTAATGTTACCTCAACTGACAGTGAAGTGGAGATTGTTACAGTTGGAGAAAGCTATCG GTCTCGTTCAACCCTTGGGCACTCCAGATCTCATTGGAGCCAAGGTTCAAGTTTGCATACAGGTCGACCACAGGAGCCTCGAAACCGCAGTAGGATCTCTACTGTTATACAGCCCCTGAGGCAGAACGCGGCAGAAGTTGTGGACCTTACTGTTGATGAAGATG aACCTACTGTAGTACCAACCACTTCTGCTAGGATGGAATCACAAACTACTAGCGCTTCCATTAGCAATTCAAATCCATCTACCTCTGAGCAAGCCTCTGATGCTACTTCAGCTGTGGCCAGTAGCCAGCCTTCCACAGTGTCAGAGACTGCAGCTACTCTTCCAAGCAATAGTGCGGCTGGTTCTTCTGTGGGCG aTGACTCAAGGAGAACTGCATCTAGTGCTGTCCCAGAGACGGGCCCTCCTGCAATGCCTCGGCTACCTTCCTGCTGTCCCCAGCACTCACCGTGCGGAGGGACGTCCCAGAGTCACCATGCATTAGCACATCCACACTCAAGTTGTTTTCAGCAGCATGGTCACCATTTCcagcatcatcaccaccaccaccatactcCCCACCCAGCGGTCCCAGTCTCCCCCTCCTTCAGCGATCCCgcttgtcctgtggaaagacctCCTCAAGTACAGGCTCCTTGTGGTGCAAATAGCAGCTCTAGTTCCAGCTACCACGATCAG GCATTGCCAGTTGATCTGAGCAGCAGTGCTCTCAGGACTCACGGAAGTGGGGGTTTCCATGGTGCATCTGCCTTCGACCCCTGCtgccctgtctcttcttcccGAGCTGCGGTCTTTGGCCACCAGGCTGCTGCTGCCCCGACTCAGCCATTAGTAATAGATAGCTATGGCTCGAGCATGGTTgcacagccccagccccagccacctCCACAGCCTTCTCTCTCATCATGTCGGCATTACATGCCACCACCTCCTT ATGCTTCCTTGACAAGACCACTGCACCATCAAGCCTCGGGTTGCCCTCACTCTCATGGAAATGCCCCTCCTCAGACTCAGCCTCCCCCCCAAGTGGATTATGTTATTCCTCATCCTGTACATGCTTTCCATTCTCAGATATCTTCTCATGCAGCATCTCACCCTGTGGCGCCCCCGCCCCCAACTCATTTAAGCAGTACAACTGCACCCATCCCTCAGCATCTTCCTCCTGCTCACCAGCCAATTTCACACCAtattccagccccagcccctccaACTCAGAGACTGCACCCTCATGAAGTGATGCAGAGGATGGAAGTTCAGAGGAGGAGGATGATGCAGCATCCAAC GCGGGCACATGAACGTCCCCCGCCCCATCCACATAGGATGCACCCAAACTATGGCCATGGGCATCATATTCATGTGCCTCAAACCATGTCCTCACATCCTCGCCAGGctccagagagatctgcctg GGAGCTGGGGATTGAAGCCGGAGTGACCGCAGCTACCTACACGCCTGGTGCGCTGCACCCTCACCTGGCCCATTACCATGCCCCCCCTCGGCTTCATCACCTACAGTTAGGAGCACTTCCTTTAATG GTTCCTGACATGGCAGGCTATCCTCACATCCGTTACATTTCTTCAGGACTGGATGGAACATCATTCAGAGGTCCTTTCAGGGGCAATTTTGag GAGCTGATTCATCTGGAAGAAAGATTAGGAAATGTCAATCGTGGAGCATCCCAGGGAACAATTGAAAgatgcacatatccacataaatataaaaag AGGAAACTGCACTGCAAACAAGATGGGGAAGaagggactgaggaagacacagaggaaaagtGTACTATCTGTTTGTCTATTTTAGAGGAAGGTGAAGATGTGAG